The proteins below come from a single Candidatus Kirkpatrickella diaphorinae genomic window:
- a CDS encoding Do family serine endopeptidase, whose translation MTVPLVALSAVIPPRAYADGPIKPGAQLQNAPDLVGLVKAVKPAVVSITARIRVGADDQGNFDDNGQSPQSAMPFPFPFPFQFAPPTGQRMVEARGSGFIISQDGYVVTNNHVVKNATKVTVTLDDGSSFPAKIIGRDSKSDVALLKIKTTDKLPFIRLGNSDNVQPGAFVVAVGNPYGLGGTVTSGIVSALGRDLGAGPYDDFIQVDAPINHGNSGGPLFDQSGEVIGMNTAIISPSGGSIGIGFAIPSNTVKDVVNQLQKTGHVTRGYLGVTVQRISPTMAKALGLTNPSPGVAPTGALVANVIAGGPADRAGIRSGDIITSVNGVKVKNDHDVVMQTVANKPGSEIVIQVLRDGKTQSIKARVGSFPKNGDAALSDSDNADDAGSTKLGVSLSPLTDDIRHQLGVDRSVKGAVVSAVTPGSPAEQAGIRPGDIVQSVDRTPVLNPEAATLAVRAVLRKNKPVLLRIYRDGQRIFIAIAQNNNRDDD comes from the coding sequence ATGACCGTGCCGCTTGTCGCACTCAGTGCGGTCATCCCGCCGCGAGCTTATGCTGATGGCCCCATCAAACCCGGGGCACAGCTTCAGAATGCGCCGGATCTCGTCGGGCTCGTCAAGGCTGTTAAACCCGCTGTCGTATCCATCACGGCGCGCATCCGTGTGGGCGCGGATGATCAGGGTAATTTTGATGATAACGGGCAGTCGCCACAAAGCGCGATGCCTTTTCCCTTTCCATTTCCTTTCCAATTTGCACCGCCCACCGGCCAGCGCATGGTGGAAGCACGTGGGTCCGGCTTTATCATCTCGCAGGATGGTTATGTGGTGACGAATAATCATGTCGTCAAAAACGCCACAAAAGTGACGGTGACGCTTGATGATGGGTCAAGCTTCCCCGCGAAAATCATCGGTCGTGACAGTAAGAGCGATGTCGCCCTGCTGAAAATCAAAACCACGGACAAGCTCCCTTTCATCCGATTGGGTAATTCCGACAATGTGCAGCCGGGCGCCTTCGTTGTGGCCGTCGGCAATCCTTACGGTTTGGGCGGCACGGTCACATCCGGGATTGTGTCCGCGCTGGGACGCGACCTCGGTGCCGGGCCTTATGATGACTTTATCCAGGTTGATGCGCCGATCAATCACGGCAATTCAGGCGGGCCGCTTTTTGACCAAAGCGGGGAAGTGATCGGGATGAACACGGCCATCATCTCGCCGTCCGGCGGCTCCATCGGGATTGGCTTTGCCATCCCGTCCAACACCGTCAAGGATGTGGTCAATCAGCTTCAGAAAACGGGGCATGTCACGCGGGGCTATCTCGGCGTTACGGTTCAGCGGATTTCGCCAACGATGGCGAAAGCGCTCGGCTTGACAAACCCGTCACCCGGTGTCGCGCCGACGGGGGCGCTGGTGGCCAATGTCATTGCGGGCGGCCCCGCGGATCGTGCCGGTATCCGAAGTGGTGACATCATCACGTCGGTCAATGGCGTGAAGGTGAAAAACGATCATGATGTCGTCATGCAGACGGTCGCCAACAAGCCTGGCTCTGAAATTGTGATTCAGGTGCTGCGCGACGGCAAAACTCAATCCATCAAAGCGCGGGTCGGCAGTTTCCCCAAAAACGGTGACGCCGCATTGTCCGACTCAGATAATGCGGATGATGCCGGTTCAACGAAGCTTGGCGTATCGCTTTCCCCGCTGACGGATGATATCCGCCACCAGCTTGGCGTCGATAGAAGTGTGAAAGGTGCCGTCGTGAGTGCGGTCACGCCGGGCTCCCCGGCGGAACAGGCCGGTATCCGCCCCGGTGATATCGTGCAGAGTGTCGATCGCACGCCGGTTTTGAACCCGGAAGCCGCGACCCTGGCTGTGCGCGCTGTACTCAGAAAAAACAAACCGGTCCTGCTCCGTATCTATCGGGACGGTCAGCGGATTTTCATTGCGATCGCGCAGAATAATAATCGCGATGATGATTGA
- a CDS encoding glycosyltransferase: MTFSLKDEASHIGEASTLRASESPVIYILLSLYNGATYLPEQLESFLRQDYRSWRLLWRDDGSNDESRVLMRAFSAKCASGKCIEVSASPRRIGVRRSYELLLNHVPENGYVAFADQDDVWLDDKLSRAFNALKASRKPALYCARQYIVDENLAHRRLSPALPPGESLHLATALTQNLAVGHTVLLNPAAIALIKKSVAPEDVLLDWWSYLVVALFGGEIVTDNRPASLYRQHRQNTVGATSHLLIRAFRAMRRGPAVFIRRFAGNVASLRQVASALPSASMSERAPKALQIPAQQHRTLLNEIEDALMASPLERIKFLFRHRDLHRQGRLEHIVFCLWFILRRASQPPRRGREIALQYDKSRTLTP, translated from the coding sequence TTGACGTTTTCTCTCAAGGATGAAGCCTCTCATATTGGAGAGGCTTCAACGCTTCGGGCATCTGAGTCGCCGGTTATCTATATTCTCCTGTCGCTTTATAATGGTGCAACCTATCTCCCCGAGCAGTTGGAAAGCTTCCTGCGGCAGGATTACCGGTCGTGGCGGCTTCTCTGGCGGGATGACGGTTCCAACGACGAGTCCCGAGTACTCATGCGGGCATTTTCAGCGAAATGTGCCTCAGGTAAATGCATTGAAGTGTCTGCGTCACCCCGTCGCATCGGCGTGAGACGTTCCTACGAGCTTTTACTCAATCACGTGCCTGAAAATGGTTATGTCGCTTTTGCCGATCAGGATGATGTCTGGTTGGATGACAAGCTTTCACGCGCCTTCAATGCTCTGAAAGCATCACGTAAACCGGCCTTATATTGTGCACGCCAATATATTGTTGACGAAAATCTCGCGCATCGCCGCCTGTCCCCTGCGCTGCCGCCCGGTGAAAGCCTTCATCTCGCGACAGCTCTGACGCAAAACCTCGCAGTTGGTCATACGGTGCTTCTCAATCCCGCTGCTATCGCGCTCATCAAGAAAAGCGTCGCGCCGGAGGATGTGCTTCTCGATTGGTGGAGTTACCTCGTCGTTGCGCTATTTGGCGGCGAGATCGTGACGGATAATCGCCCGGCAAGTCTTTATCGGCAACATCGTCAGAATACGGTCGGCGCCACCTCGCACCTCCTCATACGGGCCTTTCGCGCGATGCGGCGGGGGCCAGCGGTTTTTATACGGCGGTTTGCGGGCAATGTCGCTTCTCTGCGGCAAGTCGCGTCGGCCCTCCCGTCCGCTTCAATGTCAGAGCGCGCGCCAAAAGCGCTTCAAATCCCTGCACAGCAACATCGCACGCTTTTGAATGAGATTGAGGACGCGCTCATGGCGTCGCCGCTTGAGCGTATCAAATTCCTCTTCCGTCATCGCGACCTGCATCGACAGGGCCGGTTGGAGCATATCGTGTTTTGCCTATGGTTTATCCTGCGGCGCGCGTCCCAACCACCTCGTCGCGGACGGGAAATAGCGCTTCAATATGACAAGTCGCGCACGCTCACCCCATGA
- a CDS encoding pseudouridine synthase, with the protein MTDDVKGERIAKFLARAGVGSRRDVERMVAEGRIIVNNEVIQQPATFVTAQDMIRVDGAVIGPQERTRVWRYHKPTGLVTTHHDPQNRKTVFESLPPGLPRVISIGRLDLNSEGLLLLTNDGALARRLELPSHQWVRRYRVRVFGLVDEKRLAALAEGSVFDGVRYGAIQAGLDSRKGDNSWLTVSLQEGKNREIRRVMAALNLHVSRLIRVAYGPFQLGTLQKRALEEVPTKTLREQIGGFEAAPRRKAARSVAR; encoded by the coding sequence ATGACGGACGACGTCAAAGGCGAACGTATCGCGAAGTTTCTGGCGCGGGCCGGTGTCGGAAGCCGTCGCGATGTGGAACGTATGGTGGCGGAAGGGCGGATCATCGTGAATAACGAGGTCATCCAGCAACCTGCAACCTTTGTCACCGCTCAGGACATGATCCGCGTGGATGGCGCTGTCATCGGCCCGCAGGAGCGCACGCGTGTCTGGCGCTATCACAAACCCACCGGATTGGTGACGACCCATCATGACCCGCAAAATCGCAAAACCGTTTTCGAATCCCTTCCCCCCGGTTTACCGCGCGTCATCAGCATCGGACGACTGGACCTGAATTCTGAAGGGCTGCTCCTACTGACGAATGACGGCGCCCTCGCACGTCGGCTTGAATTGCCCTCTCACCAATGGGTCAGGCGCTATCGCGTACGTGTTTTTGGCCTGGTGGATGAGAAGCGCCTCGCCGCCCTCGCTGAGGGATCGGTTTTCGATGGCGTCCGCTATGGGGCGATTCAGGCGGGTCTCGATTCGCGCAAAGGCGATAATTCCTGGCTGACCGTCAGCCTGCAGGAGGGGAAGAACCGGGAGATCCGCCGTGTCATGGCGGCGCTGAACCTGCATGTCAGCCGACTGATCCGAGTGGCCTATGGCCCGTTCCAGCTCGGAACCCTCCAGAAACGCGCCTTGGAAGAAGTGCCGACCAAAACATTGCGGGAGCAGATCGGGGGTTTTGAAGCCGCACCCCGGCGCAAAGCCGCGCGCTCCGTGGCACGCTGA
- the folD gene encoding bifunctional methylenetetrahydrofolate dehydrogenase/methenyltetrahydrofolate cyclohydrolase FolD gives MKPDEACRRKIIDGKAIARALTESIKDKVEHFRVETGKIPGLAVVLVGNDPASEVYVKNKAIQTHRAGMRSFMHMLPETTAQDELLELIARLNADAAIHGILVQLPLPKHLDRNIVINAIAPHKDVDGLGEANAGRLSLGMDGHVPCTPLGCLKLLQETLGTLRGLHAVIIGASNLVGKPMAQLLLRQGCTVSIAHIDTKDPGSLARQGDILIVAVGKAELVPGDWVKPGATVIDVGITRMDLPDGKTRLVGDVAFDDALEKAAFITPVPGGVGPMTIACLLSNTFDAACEADKGV, from the coding sequence ATGAAACCTGACGAAGCGTGTCGGCGCAAAATCATAGATGGCAAGGCGATCGCCCGCGCTCTGACTGAGTCCATCAAGGATAAAGTGGAGCACTTCCGCGTTGAGACCGGCAAAATCCCGGGTCTTGCGGTTGTCTTGGTGGGTAACGACCCGGCCAGTGAGGTCTATGTCAAAAACAAGGCGATCCAGACTCATCGTGCGGGGATGCGCTCCTTCATGCATATGTTGCCAGAGACAACCGCGCAGGATGAATTGCTGGAGTTGATCGCGCGGCTCAATGCGGATGCGGCGATCCATGGTATCCTCGTCCAACTCCCTTTGCCGAAACATCTTGACCGGAATATCGTCATTAATGCGATCGCGCCGCATAAGGATGTGGATGGGCTGGGCGAGGCCAATGCCGGGCGGCTCAGTCTGGGTATGGATGGGCATGTGCCCTGCACACCTTTAGGGTGCCTCAAGCTGCTTCAGGAAACGCTGGGGACGTTGCGCGGCCTGCATGCCGTCATCATTGGCGCGTCCAACCTTGTTGGCAAGCCGATGGCGCAGCTCCTGCTACGTCAGGGTTGCACCGTCTCCATCGCCCATATCGACACGAAAGATCCAGGCAGTCTGGCGCGTCAGGGAGATATTCTCATCGTTGCCGTGGGGAAAGCCGAACTTGTCCCCGGTGACTGGGTCAAGCCCGGTGCAACCGTCATTGATGTCGGCATCACCCGCATGGACCTGCCCGATGGCAAAACCCGCCTCGTTGGCGATGTGGCGTTTGATGACGCGCTTGAAAAAGCTGCCTTCATCACCCCGGTGCCCGGCGGGGTCGGGCCAATGACCATTGCCTGCCTGCTCAGCAATACGTTCGACGCGGCGTGTGAAGCGGATAAGGGCGTCTGA
- a CDS encoding nucleoside deaminase has translation MELALTLAREAGASGEVPVGAVILDAEGRLCAAQANQVESDSDPSAHAELRAMRAAARHCGTKYLSGCTLYVTLEPCPMCAASMVHFKLSRLIFGAYDPKGGGVEHGPRIFEQKKCLHRPDVIGGIRAEESAALLRGFFSRLRAEKGAEKP, from the coding sequence ATGGAGCTGGCCCTGACCCTTGCCCGGGAGGCCGGTGCGTCTGGGGAGGTGCCCGTTGGGGCCGTCATACTGGACGCAGAGGGGCGCCTTTGCGCGGCTCAGGCCAATCAGGTCGAATCTGATAGCGACCCCTCCGCCCATGCGGAGTTGCGTGCGATGCGGGCGGCTGCACGTCATTGCGGGACGAAATATCTGTCAGGATGCACGCTCTATGTTACGCTGGAGCCCTGTCCCATGTGCGCGGCCTCAATGGTGCATTTCAAACTCAGCCGCCTGATTTTTGGCGCCTATGACCCGAAAGGGGGCGGGGTTGAGCATGGTCCGCGCATTTTTGAGCAGAAAAAATGCCTGCACCGGCCGGACGTGATTGGCGGCATCCGCGCGGAGGAAAGCGCCGCCCTGCTGAGGGGGTTTTTCAGTCGGTTGAGAGCGGAGAAGGGAGCGGAAAAACCCTGA
- a CDS encoding methylenetetrahydrofolate reductase: protein MTRISIELVPRDAASLRQDFETVRRALPQAGLINIPDLTRMEMRSWEAAHLLNREGDIPVIPHIRAIDVAPDAPLPCSEESGINEILVVEGDPPADPSRPTYPNNSVEIIQRYQREAPHLKVYAAFDPYRRAPYQELEAVRRKIDAGAVGFFTQPLFDLPMLELCARWLEGQSVFWGVSPVVSERSRAYWENVNHVVFARDFDASLSANIAFARKVLSFVMKEKSNIYFMPLRINLAAYLSGLMMPAV from the coding sequence ATGACGCGAATATCCATCGAACTTGTGCCGCGTGATGCGGCATCGTTGCGTCAGGATTTCGAGACGGTGCGGCGCGCGCTGCCGCAGGCGGGGTTGATCAATATACCTGATCTCACACGTATGGAAATGCGATCATGGGAGGCGGCGCATCTCCTTAATCGGGAGGGGGACATCCCGGTTATCCCGCATATTCGTGCGATTGATGTCGCCCCGGATGCGCCTCTGCCCTGCTCTGAAGAATCCGGCATAAACGAAATTCTGGTGGTGGAGGGTGATCCGCCTGCCGACCCGTCGCGACCGACCTACCCGAATAACAGTGTCGAGATTATCCAGCGTTACCAGCGTGAGGCGCCGCATTTAAAAGTCTACGCCGCCTTCGACCCCTATCGCCGCGCACCTTATCAGGAGCTTGAGGCCGTCAGACGTAAGATTGATGCAGGTGCTGTCGGATTTTTCACACAGCCGCTTTTTGACCTCCCAATGCTGGAGCTTTGCGCCAGATGGCTGGAGGGTCAGTCCGTTTTCTGGGGTGTGTCCCCAGTCGTGAGTGAGAGAAGCCGCGCTTATTGGGAAAACGTCAATCACGTCGTCTTTGCGCGGGATTTTGACGCTTCTCTCTCCGCTAATATTGCTTTCGCACGTAAAGTGCTCAGCTTTGTCATGAAGGAGAAGAGCAATATCTACTTCATGCCATTGCGCATTAATCTGGCCGCCTACCTTAGCGGGCTGATGATGCCGGCCGTTTAG
- a CDS encoding RluA family pseudouridine synthase, with amino-acid sequence MTRGDARQRQGNLTVKKAPPFELDILYRSSHFVAINKPAGLPVHPSRGTALSVEAFFPSLSKRKDGPWLAHRLDRDTSGCLLIALRKQALIAAQNAFSRRQVTKTYWAIVSGHPAEDAGTLNLPLLRVEKNRQWKMEVDPEGQESRTHWRVLHRGHNATLLALQLLTGRTHQARAHCAAMGHTIIGDPIYGVPSNDSQLLLHCRALNLTCHEEAISVTAPPGGAMADWIKKASGDGF; translated from the coding sequence GTGACGAGGGGTGATGCCCGGCAGCGCCAAGGAAACCTGACGGTCAAGAAAGCGCCCCCTTTCGAGCTGGATATTCTCTATCGCAGCTCGCATTTCGTGGCCATCAACAAGCCGGCGGGGCTTCCTGTTCATCCTAGTCGCGGGACGGCGCTTTCAGTCGAGGCGTTTTTCCCCTCTCTTTCAAAACGGAAGGACGGGCCTTGGCTGGCGCATCGGCTTGATCGGGACACGTCGGGATGTCTGCTCATCGCGCTTCGGAAGCAGGCGCTGATCGCGGCGCAAAATGCGTTCTCGCGACGTCAGGTCACGAAAACCTATTGGGCCATTGTGAGCGGGCACCCGGCCGAAGACGCCGGAACCCTCAATTTACCTCTCTTGCGGGTTGAGAAAAACCGGCAATGGAAGATGGAAGTCGATCCTGAAGGGCAGGAAAGTCGCACGCATTGGCGCGTGCTGCATCGTGGCCATAACGCGACCCTTCTGGCGTTACAGCTTCTCACCGGGCGTACCCATCAGGCCCGTGCACATTGCGCCGCAATGGGCCATACGATCATTGGCGACCCGATTTACGGCGTGCCATCCAATGATTCGCAACTTCTTCTTCATTGCCGCGCCTTGAATTTGACTTGTCATGAAGAGGCGATTTCCGTGACAGCCCCGCCGGGCGGCGCCATGGCGGACTGGATTAAAAAAGCTTCCGGCGATGGGTTTTAA
- a CDS encoding DNA translocase FtsK: MSLFRRRAASGGTTSHFRHAVSLRLIECGGLALVAVALCLAAALWSYNPQDPSFNTANANVTPSNYLGLFGAFIADEFVQWLGLASALPTIIFTCWAWQIIRYHQLASPILRLISAVALIPTVAMTVASLQQLIPLTQVAWPSASGFGGTAGDLLARKLIESGRSLLHGYGATGFFLLAIALCFLLVPLALGLQRHEWRALMIIVMRTSRGLASLFRAIGRRGVAHATPDIAGYAPETPARLGYADVSPTYAAPSGRTQSAASHHGDEWLHPPDARREPQISPASAAGHAAPGAPSRSDNPYARQLAQISPQEQDAARHHPEIMHVEEESSVDPMTTRNDPQRLAPEPPARRGFFSFGRPRQAASPAEPPSRPAQMDTQLDGWQLPSLTLLKPAPPAANSGPTQEVLQANARLLEQVLADYGVQGQIGDIHAGPVVTLYELEPAPGIRSARVIGLADDVARSLSVLSVRIATVPGRNVIGIEVPNAIRETVFLSEVLDTPEFKEPGSHLKLALGKDIAGDPICADLVKMPHLLIAGTTGSGKSVGVNAMILSLLFRHPPEECRLIMIDPKILELSIYEGIPHLLTPVVTEPHKAVAALKWAVREMDRRYRAMGHLQVRNIAGYNHRVRQAHAQGEMPMRRVQTGFDSETGRPVFDEQQLNLETMPFIVIIIDEMADLMMVAGKDIEGAVQRLAQKARAAGIHVIMATQRPSVDVITGTIKANFPTRISFQVISKFDSRTILGEQGAEQLLGQGDMLYMQGAARITRVHGPFVADSEVEAVVADLKSKGEPIYNDEIVAAEPDEDLSSSGNGLSGGYDGETTLFDQAVDLVAREGKASTSFIQRHLSIGYNRAAKIIEEMEKQGIVSAANHVGRREVLVRSRRDEG, translated from the coding sequence GTGAGTTTATTCCGGCGTCGCGCAGCTTCAGGCGGCACAACTTCCCATTTTCGTCACGCCGTCTCACTGCGTCTCATAGAATGTGGCGGGCTCGCCCTTGTCGCCGTGGCCCTCTGCCTCGCCGCCGCGCTCTGGTCCTATAATCCGCAGGACCCGTCTTTCAACACGGCCAATGCCAATGTGACCCCCTCCAACTACCTCGGCCTTTTCGGCGCTTTTATCGCGGATGAATTTGTCCAATGGCTGGGGCTGGCCAGTGCGCTGCCCACCATCATCTTCACATGCTGGGCATGGCAGATTATCCGATATCATCAACTCGCATCGCCGATCCTGCGACTCATCAGCGCGGTGGCGCTGATCCCGACCGTGGCGATGACCGTCGCCTCACTCCAGCAGCTCATCCCGCTCACGCAGGTCGCCTGGCCGTCCGCCTCCGGTTTTGGCGGGACGGCGGGTGATTTGCTGGCACGGAAACTGATCGAATCGGGGCGGTCATTGCTGCATGGTTATGGCGCGACGGGGTTCTTCCTCCTCGCCATCGCGCTTTGCTTCCTCCTCGTCCCGCTTGCTTTGGGTCTTCAGCGTCATGAGTGGCGGGCTTTGATGATCATTGTCATGCGCACAAGCCGGGGCCTTGCCTCACTTTTCCGCGCGATCGGGCGGCGGGGCGTTGCGCACGCCACCCCGGATATCGCTGGATATGCGCCGGAGACGCCTGCGCGTCTTGGCTACGCAGATGTTTCACCCACTTATGCCGCACCATCGGGCCGCACGCAGAGCGCCGCATCACATCACGGCGATGAATGGCTCCACCCGCCCGATGCGCGACGTGAGCCGCAAATCTCACCCGCTTCGGCCGCGGGGCATGCGGCACCGGGCGCGCCGTCACGATCCGATAATCCTTATGCGCGTCAATTGGCGCAAATCTCCCCTCAGGAGCAGGACGCCGCGCGCCATCACCCGGAAATCATGCACGTTGAAGAGGAAAGCAGCGTCGACCCCATGACGACGCGGAATGATCCCCAGAGATTGGCGCCAGAGCCACCTGCGCGGCGAGGATTTTTCAGTTTCGGGCGGCCACGCCAGGCGGCCAGTCCGGCGGAACCGCCGTCACGCCCGGCACAAATGGACACGCAACTCGATGGCTGGCAGCTCCCATCTCTCACCCTTCTGAAACCCGCCCCGCCAGCCGCGAATTCAGGCCCGACGCAGGAAGTTCTTCAGGCGAATGCACGGCTTTTGGAGCAGGTTCTGGCCGATTACGGTGTGCAAGGGCAGATTGGCGATATCCATGCCGGGCCGGTCGTCACGCTTTATGAGCTTGAACCCGCGCCGGGCATACGCTCCGCCCGCGTCATCGGGCTGGCGGATGATGTCGCGCGCTCTTTGTCAGTGCTGAGTGTGCGCATCGCGACGGTGCCGGGGCGCAATGTCATCGGCATTGAAGTCCCCAATGCCATCCGTGAGACGGTTTTCCTCAGTGAAGTATTGGACACGCCCGAATTCAAGGAGCCCGGCTCTCACCTTAAACTGGCATTGGGGAAAGATATCGCGGGGGATCCGATCTGCGCTGATCTGGTGAAGATGCCGCATCTCCTCATTGCTGGTACGACGGGGTCAGGCAAATCGGTCGGCGTCAATGCGATGATCCTCTCACTTCTCTTCCGTCACCCGCCGGAAGAGTGCCGATTGATCATGATCGACCCGAAAATTCTGGAATTATCGATTTATGAAGGCATCCCCCACCTCCTCACCCCGGTTGTCACCGAGCCGCATAAAGCTGTCGCCGCACTGAAATGGGCAGTGCGGGAGATGGACCGGCGTTATCGCGCCATGGGGCATTTACAGGTGCGGAATATTGCCGGTTATAACCACCGCGTCCGTCAGGCCCATGCGCAAGGTGAGATGCCGATGCGCCGCGTCCAGACCGGCTTCGATTCCGAGACGGGTCGACCGGTCTTTGATGAGCAGCAACTTAATCTTGAGACCATGCCGTTTATCGTCATCATCATCGATGAGATGGCGGATCTCATGATGGTTGCGGGGAAGGATATTGAAGGCGCCGTGCAGCGTTTGGCGCAGAAAGCGCGGGCGGCGGGCATCCATGTCATTATGGCGACGCAGCGCCCCTCCGTTGATGTCATTACCGGCACGATCAAAGCGAATTTCCCGACGCGGATCTCCTTTCAAGTCATCAGCAAATTCGATAGTCGGACGATCCTGGGTGAACAGGGGGCGGAGCAGCTTCTGGGCCAGGGTGACATGCTTTACATGCAGGGCGCAGCGCGCATCACCCGCGTCCATGGTCCTTTCGTGGCGGATAGTGAGGTTGAGGCGGTCGTGGCGGACCTCAAATCCAAAGGTGAACCCATTTATAATGACGAAATCGTTGCCGCCGAGCCGGATGAGGATCTCTCTTCCTCCGGAAATGGCCTCAGCGGCGGATATGATGGCGAAACCACGCTTTTTGACCAGGCGGTTGACCTCGTCGCGCGTGAGGGCAAGGCGTCAACGTCCTTTATCCAGCGTCACCTCTCCATCGGCTATAATCGTGCCGCCAAAATCATTGAGGAAATGGAAAAACAGGGCATTGTCAGTGCCGCCAACCATGTAGGGCGGCGAGAAGTTCTGGTAAGAAGCCGACGTGACGAGGGGTGA
- a CDS encoding RsmD family RNA methyltransferase gives MRVIAGMRRGLVLDGPDDQATRPTSDRARQVMFDVLAHAGWAAAHPMQDAKVLDGFAGTGAFGIEALSRGAAHVTFMDHHSPAHRTLIKNIRRARFADHSMVLKCDVTAPPRATGQMDIAFLDPPYGQNLLPLSIKALMRTGWIGPDTLIITESEKNLDPINSEPPLDLRKIGVARISFWRGAQWEGI, from the coding sequence ATGCGCGTCATTGCCGGTATGAGGCGGGGCCTTGTCCTTGATGGCCCGGATGATCAGGCGACACGCCCGACTTCAGACAGGGCGCGACAGGTCATGTTCGACGTGCTCGCCCATGCGGGCTGGGCCGCCGCGCATCCGATGCAGGATGCAAAGGTGCTTGATGGTTTCGCGGGCACAGGCGCTTTCGGCATTGAGGCCCTGTCTCGCGGAGCCGCTCACGTCACTTTCATGGATCACCATTCTCCCGCACATCGCACTTTGATAAAAAATATCAGGCGCGCACGCTTTGCAGATCATAGCATGGTGCTGAAATGCGATGTCACCGCACCGCCCCGTGCCACCGGGCAGATGGATATCGCCTTCCTCGACCCGCCTTACGGCCAGAATCTTCTGCCGCTTTCCATCAAAGCACTTATGCGGACCGGCTGGATCGGGCCTGATACATTGATCATCACGGAGTCGGAGAAGAACCTGGATCCGATCAATTCCGAACCGCCTCTCGACCTGCGCAAAATCGGGGTCGCGCGGATTTCCTTCTGGAGAGGCGCGCAATGGGAGGGGATTTGA
- a CDS encoding DUF3597 domain-containing protein: protein MSIFSTLVSKIFGRADAKTPGTMEGSSSGMDVNAILSDLANKKGGGASNWKTSIVDLMKLLDMDSSLEARKQLAKELGYTGDMNDSASMNIWLSKQVMQKLSENGGKLPDSFMK from the coding sequence ATGAGTATCTTTAGCACCCTCGTTTCCAAAATTTTCGGCCGTGCCGATGCAAAAACACCTGGCACGATGGAGGGGAGTTCATCTGGCATGGATGTCAACGCCATCCTGTCCGATCTTGCCAATAAAAAAGGTGGTGGCGCTTCCAACTGGAAGACATCCATTGTGGATCTTATGAAGCTCCTGGATATGGACAGCTCTCTTGAAGCGCGCAAACAGCTCGCGAAGGAACTCGGCTATACGGGCGACATGAATGACAGTGCGAGCATGAATATCTGGCTTAGCAAGCAGGTCATGCAGAAACTTTCAGAGAATGGTGGCAAGCTTCCCGATTCTTTCATGAAGTAA